In the Topomyia yanbarensis strain Yona2022 chromosome 3, ASM3024719v1, whole genome shotgun sequence genome, one interval contains:
- the LOC131693143 gene encoding uncharacterized protein LOC131693143: protein MKEAKKVKRLLVRRNNLVGSVKLIKEFDANFVFDRDFPQLKFRLEKLDKLWDEFNEVQAEIECDEELEDEISSVRIAFETDFFQLKGSLAEKFDAVVPVVNRAPPSPTAPPAQAAPIRLPELKIPEFNGSFDEWMNFHDLFITLIHTNPHLSSVQKFQYLKAVLKGEALRLVQSLTVSAVNYTIAWDTLRRRYDNKNLQIKQHFSALLSTPAIRKESAAALSDLADEFDKHVCVLNKLENSDDHWNSFLIELLSSKLDSVSQKEWESQLDNEGRPAYNDLITFIQKRSRILQSLTLSQSSQHVAKPESKLEPKAWRNKTSIYHSSSENLSKCTVCKQTHPLTQCDDFKKLSPQKRFDVAKKHGLCLNCLRSSHMMKNCTAGSCRTCNKRHHTLLHLNSTPQKTDQTKDKTALSIQMVQCDTAPRSASVVEPSSSGSQSIPSGSAHSSSQATNCQAVVPVYSHFSKNSTSAVFMLTAYVKVKNIDGQYIHARALLDCASEANFVTESLAQALRLKRAPANVDVYGISQSVKRVKQQIPIVVSSRTGPYTTSMNFLILPSLTRILPTVDVDVSKWIIPRHLPLADPKFNIAHDVDLIIGIKSFFAILEEDQINLGNGLPVLRKTVFGYVVAGEAFETNNTSVVCNVSTIDNMASIVRKFWEVESFESGKALSLEEQYCESHFSKTHFRAPDGRYVVRLPIREEMLLSLGESFTVAKRRFSGIERKLSMDPQLQLEYTRFMEEYQLLGHMTEAVPDHSKPYFYLPHHAIQRPESTTTKTRVVFDGSCRGSNSLSLNDLCYIGPTIQPPLLSTLLNFRLPKYAVTADVEKMYRQVIVNAIDRPLQQIIWRNYPNEELKTYRLNTVTYGTAPAPYLATRVLNQLAEDEANNYPLASPKVKQTFYVDDHLSGDDDEQRLIETNCQLIALLRSGGFSLRKWCSNSADVLTHIPESLRDTRTEFGIGINDPIKTLGLQWHPVPDHFSFNVPVFGSTEPITKRLILSEMSRLFDPLGLVGAVIVSAKIFLQSLWSQQFNWNDQLPVELQNWWINFRFEIRELSSLYIQSRVLVDHHKVISLHCFADASDRAYGSCIYVKTTNADGTSKSNLLISKSRVSPLTKLSTPRLELCAAVLAAQLAEFVLESTKLNCPVIYWTDSTIVLHWLASSSSTWKVFVSNRIAEIHRLTRGSCWRHVPTNLNPADRISRGVLPSKLVDDEIWWHGPRFICTEPEHWPPNCIQLSPLHLQTRELEARHTVVVVATTNSAALELIEQHSTLSPLQRKVAWIVRFAFNCRTKLPENRRIDVDGILRVNGRLQELNASFDTKHPMILPKNAHLTLLVARAIHLRMLHAGPQLLLSTMQQRFWPIRGRDIAKKVVRECLVCFRCKPSTARQIMGQLPAVRLTPSRAFVSCGVDYCGPFFVRPPSRRGSSVKIFVATFICMWSKAVHIEMVCSLTSAAFINSLKRLVGRRGRVADIYCDNARTFVGANRLLQDLRLQFNAMHRSDEVAVHCTETGINFHFNPARSPHFGGLWEAAVKTFKYHLYRVMKDTLLTIEDFNTLIIQIEGIMNSRPLSPLSSDPADVIALTPGHFLVGEPLYSLPEPDLCDIPINRLNSFQKMQQRLQHFWKAWSRDYIGQLQNRKKWPTVIPNIEVGTMVLLKQDNVPPMRWILGRVEKVFLGPDGHVRVVHLRHQHHHPLSKEKLGDLFESAFQCWPACWVRAEFGESTSGTVTQVVYLVQMKSAAGVYTCLMISMTITVRRQEHEIQKRRPGRGFQEN from the exons ATGAAAGAAGCCAAGAAAGTTAAAAGGCTTTTAGTTCGACGGAACAATCTTGTTGGTTCCGTAAAATTGATTAAAGAGTTCGATGCAAATTTTGTGTTCGATCGAGATTTTCCACAACTCAAATTTCGACTCGAAAAATTAGACAAATTATGGGATGAATTTAATGAGGTACAGGCAGAAATTGAGTGTGATGAGGAATTAGAAGATGAAATATCATCCGTACGTATTGCATTTGAGACGGATTTCTTCCAACTTAAAGGATCCTTAGCAGAAAAGTTTGACGCTGTTGTACCCGTTGTGAATAGGGCGCCACCTTCACCCACCGCTCCACCTGCTCAAGCCGCTCCCATTCGTTTACCAGAATTGAAAATCCCCGAGTTCAATGGAAGTTTCGATGAATGGATGAATTTTCATGATCTGTTCATCACACTCATCCACACCAACCCACACCTTTCATCAGTGCAAAAGTTTCAGTATCTGAAAGCTGTACTGAAAGGAGAAGCATTACGTCTAGTTCAGTCTCTAACCGTATCAGCGGTAAATTATACTATCGCGTGGGATACCTTGAGAAGACGTTACGACAACAAAAATCTACAAATCAAACAACATTTTTCGGCCCTTTTGTCTACTCCTGCTATCCGGAAAGAATCGGCAGCTGCACTTTCGGATCTGGCAGATGAATTTGATAAGCATGTTTGTGTACTGAACAAGCTGGAAAATTCCGATGATCACTGGAATTCCTTCCTTATCGAGCTGCTAAGCAGTAAATTGGACTCTGTTTCCCAGAAGGAATGGGAATCACAACTGGACAATGAAGGTCGTCCAGCGTACAATGACCTGATTACCTTCATTCAAAAACGCTCTCGTATTTTGCAATCACTAACGCTCTCCCAATCTTCGCAACATGTCGCTAAGCCCGAGTCGAAGCTGGAGCCTAAAGCTTGGCGTAATAAAACCTCGATATATCACTCTAGCAGTGAAAATCTCTCAAAGTGTACTGTATGTAAGCAAACGCATCCGCTGACACAGTGCGACGATTTCAAGAAGCTATCTCCACAAAAACGGTTCGATGTGGCCAAAAAACACGGCCTTTGCTTAAATTGTCTACGGTCATCGCATATGATGAAAAACTGCACTGCTGGCTCATGTCGTACGTGCAACAAACGTCATCATACACTGTTGCACTTAAACTCAACTCCTCAGAAGACAGACCAGACTAAGGATAAAACGGCTTTATCGATTCAAATGGTCCAATGTGATACAGCCCCACGATCGGCATCGGTCGTCGAACCGTCGTCGTCGGGTTCGCAAAGTATACCGTCAGGGTCGGCTCACAGCTCTTCACAGGCGACAAATTGTCAAGCTGTCGTTCCTGTATATtcacatttttcgaaaaacagtACGTCTGCTGTCTTCATGCTGACCGCATATGTGAAAGTTAAGAACATCGACGGTCAATACATTCATGCTAGGGCTCTATTGGATTGTGCATCCGAAGCCAACTTCGTAACCGAATCTCTCGCACAAGCTCTCCGGTTAAAACGCGCACCAGCAAATGTCGATGTGTATGGCATCAGTCAGTCTGTAAAAAGGGTAAAACAGCAAATACCCATTGTTGTGTCATCTCGTACTGGCCCGTACACTACCAGTATGAACTTTTTGATTCTACCATCTTTAACGAGAATACTACCAACTGTCGATGTAGATGTATCAAAGTGGATTATCCCTCGCCACCTTCCTCTCGCTGATCCAAAATTTAACATCGCCCATGACGTTGACTTGATAATCGGTATAAAATCATTCTTCGCCATCCTAGAGGAAGACCAAATCAATCTTGGCAATGGCTTGCCAGTACTTCGTAAAACTGTTTTTGGATACGTCGTCGCAGGTGAGGCGTTTGAAACGAATAATACTAGTGTCGTCTGCAACGTTTCCACTATTGACAACATGGCGTCAATAGTTCGCAAGTTTTGGGAGGTGGAGAGTTTCGAAAGCGGCAAAGCCCTTTCTCTCGAAGAGCAGTACTGCGAGTCACACTTTTCGAAGACCCACTTTAGAGCCCCTGACGGTCGGTACGTGGTTCGTTTGCCGATTCGTGAAGAAATGTTGCTTTCTTTGGGAGAATCATTCACGGTTGCGAAACGCAGATTCAGTGGCATTGAAAGGAAGCTTAGTATGGACCCACAGCTCCAATTAGAGTACACACGGTTTATGGAAGAGTACCAATTGTTGGGGCATATGACCGAAGCTGTGCCCGATCACTCAAAACCCTATTTCTACCTTCCTCACCATGCAATCCAGCGACCAGAGAGCACAACAACCAAAACACGTGTCGTTTTCGATGGCTCATGCCGAGGATCCAACAGTCTGTCGCTAAATGACCTGTGCTACATTGGCCCTACTATCCAACCTCCACTTTTGTCCACATTGCTGAACTTCCGATTGCCGAAATATGCAGTGACAGCCGACGTGGAGAAAATGTATCGGCAAGTCATCGTTAATGCCATCGATCGTCCTTTACAGCAGATTATCTGGCGGAACTATCCAAATGAGGAGCTGAAAACTTATCGATTGAACACCGTGACATACGGCACAGCACCAGCGCCGTACCTGGCTACTCGAGTCTTGAACCAGTTGGCAGAAGATGAAGCCAACAACTACCCGCTAGCATCGCCGAAAGTGAAGCAAACCTTTTACGTCGACGATCATCTGTCGGGAGACGACGACGAACAACGATTGATCGAGACCAATTGTCAACTTATCGCTCTTCTTCGTTCGGGAGGATTCAGTCTGCGAAAATGGTGCAGCAACAGTGCAGACGTACTCACTCACATTCCCGAATCGTTACGGGACACTCGTACGGAGTTTGGAATCGGTATAAACGATCCGATTAAAACGCTTGGACTCCAGTGGCACCCAGTTCCAGATCACTTCAGTTTTAATGTTCCTGTTTTCGGAAGTACCGAACCGATAACAAAACGCCTTATTCTCTCGGAGATGTCACGTCTATTCGACCCGCTCGGACTTGTTGGCGCAGTAATTGTAAgcgcaaaaatatttcttcaatcgCTTTGGTCCCAACAATTCAATTGGAACGACCAGTTACCAGTTGAGCTCCAAAATTGGTGGATAAATTTTCGCTTCGAAATCAGAGAACTCAGTTCGCTCTACATTCAAAGCCGGGTTCTCGTGGATCATCACAAGGTCATCAGTCTTCACTGTTTCGCCGATGCATCCGATCGCGCATACGGAAGCTGCATATATGTGAAGACAACGAATGCTGACGGTACATCGAAGAGCAATCTGCTCATCTCAAAATCACGAGTCAGTCCTCTAACAAAATTATCCACTCCTCGACTGGAATTATGCGCGGCTGTTCTCGCAGCGCAGTTAGCAGAGTTCGTTTTGGAATCAACAAAATTAAACTGTCCAGTGATATATTGGACAGATTCTACAATAGTACTACACTGGCTCGCCTCATCGTCATCGACCTGGAAAGTGTTTGTGTCGAATAGGATTGCTGAAATTCACAGACTTACTAGGGGAAGCTGCTGGCGCCACGTACCAACCAATCTTAATCCAGCTGACCGGATCTCCCGTGGCGTTCTTCCATCCAAGTTGGTTGATGACGAAATCTGGTGGCACGGCCCACGCTTTATCTGCACCGAGCCGGAACATTGGCCACCAAACTGCATTCAGCTCTCACCACTCCACTTGCAAACGCGGGAGCTCGAAGCTCGCCATACGGTGGTAGTAGTAGCCACTACAAACTCAGCTGCACTTGAACTCATCGAGCAGCATTCCACACTCTCTCCCCTGCAGCGAAAGGTTGCCTGGATTGTGCGGTTCGCTTTTAATTGTCGTACCAAGTTGCCTGAAAATCGTCGTATTG ATGTAGATGGTATTCTTCGAGTGAACGGACGTCTCCAAGAGCTTAATGCTTCATTCGATACTAAGCACCCTATGATCCTGCCGAAAAACGCACATCTCACGCTTCTCGTAGCAAGAGCAATACACCTACGGATGCTCCACGCAGGTCCACAGCTGCTCTTATCAACGATGCAGCAACGATTCTGGCCAATCAGGGGGAGAGATATTGCAAAGAAGGTCGTACGAGAATGCCTAGTGTGTTTTCGCTGCAAGCCGAGCACTGCTAGGCAGATTATGGGCCAACTACCTGCTGTTCGACTGACACCGTCGCGCGCGTTCGTCTCGTGTGGCGTTGACTATTGCGGGCCATTTTTCGTGAGACCACCTAGTCGTCGCGGTTCGTCGGTGAAAATATTCGTCGCTACTTTCATCTGCATGTGGTCCAAGGCAGTCCACATCGAGATGGTGTGTAGTCTGACGTCAGCTGCGTTCATCAACTCACTAAAGCGTCTCGTCGGTCGTCGTGGTCGCGTGGCTGATATTTATTGCGACAACGCACGTACATTCGTAGGAGCCAATCGCCTGCTTCAAGATCTTCGGTTGCAATTCAACGCAATGCATCGCTCAGACGAAGTCGCAGTACACTGTACCGAAACAGGTATCAACTTCCACTTCAACCCAGCTCGGTCACCACACTTCGGCGGCTTGTGGGAGGCCGCAGTAAAGACTTTCAAATACCATCTCTACCGGGTGATGAAGGACACATTACTCACGATTGAAGATTTCAACACGCTGATAATTCAAATCGAGGGAATCATGAACTCTCGTCCACTATCCCCGCTCTCATCAGATCCAGCAGACGTCATTGCCCTCACTCCTGGGCATTTTCTTGTGGGAGAACCTTTATATTCTCTCCCAGAGCCGGATCTTTGTGACATCCCTATTAATCGTCTCAATTCATTCCAGAAAATGCAACAACGGCTTCAACATTTCTGGAAAGCTTGGTCACGTGATTACATTGGTCAATTACAGAATCGAAAGAAGTGGCCGACTGTCATACCAAACATCGAGGTTGGGACTATGGTTCTGTTGAAACAGGACAACGTTCCACCAATGCGCTGGATTCTTGGTCGAGTCGAGAAGGTGTTTCTCGGCCCTGATGGACACGTTCGTGTGGTCCAT TTACGGCATCAGCATCACCACCCACTGAGCAAGGAGAAGCTTGGTGATTTGTTTGAAAGTGCCTTTCAATGCTGGCCGGCATGTTGG